One Aciduliprofundum boonei T469 genomic region harbors:
- a CDS encoding MarC family protein, whose product MDVNTFLHIFIPLFAVIDPFAALPLYMSLTTGLSETQKRKIVKEASLTAIVLLIFFAFLGIYILDFMGISIEALMIAGGLLMLLVSLEMVKEGDKPRSTKKKVALHEETGDIGIVPLGTPMLAGPGAISLVIILMSKYPTEWDSIVISIVGIIILTALIFLGSNLISKIMGEKGSRAFTRVMGLLVAAFAVQYILDGVAQYFGI is encoded by the coding sequence ATGGATGTTAACACATTTCTCCATATATTCATTCCTTTATTTGCGGTTATAGACCCCTTCGCGGCTCTTCCACTCTATATGTCCCTAACAACGGGATTGAGCGAAACGCAAAAGAGGAAAATAGTGAAAGAAGCATCATTAACAGCCATAGTCCTTCTCATTTTCTTTGCATTTTTAGGAATTTATATCCTAGATTTTATGGGCATATCAATAGAGGCGCTCATGATTGCAGGCGGTCTTTTAATGCTCTTGGTTAGCTTAGAAATGGTCAAGGAGGGAGACAAGCCCAGGAGCACAAAGAAGAAGGTTGCATTGCATGAAGAAACTGGTGATATTGGCATAGTGCCCTTAGGAACGCCCATGCTCGCAGGTCCGGGTGCAATTTCCCTCGTAATTATACTTATGAGCAAGTATCCAACAGAGTGGGACTCTATTGTGATATCAATTGTCGGTATAATCATCTTAACAGCCTTGATTTTCCTTGGCTCAAACCTAATATCCAAGATTATGGGTGAGAAGGGCTCAAGAGCATTTACTAGAGTTATGGGTCTTTTAGTGGCAGCTTTTGCCGTGCAGTACATTCTCGATGGCGTAGCCCAGTACTTTGGAATATAG
- a CDS encoding tRNA pseudouridine(54/55) synthase Pus10, whose amino-acid sequence MEKIKIESAKLPLCDHCLGRLYAMLGHGLSNDERGKAIRTIYAMENNLNLSSIYPENCELCNNIFSRLDDYAKHIANMLKDIEYETFMIGSRFSQETMEREKELQDEFGNLGEPINREFNRELGKKVMEITGKEATIKDPDVTIIVDTEYDDFEIEIKPLLIYGRYRKLVRGIPQTKWPSGKYKESVEEIIAKPIMEVTKGEGHALHGMGREDIDALMLGNGRPFIIEIKMPKRRKINLDEIAKKINLSGKVEVLDLRFASKKEIVQIKSSEPKKRYRVGIKVDASAEELKSALDSLIGKISQRTPTRVKHRRADKVRIKEVYEVKLIGKDNEAWVVEVLAQSGTYIKELMHGDNGRTSPSLAEKLGKKLEVLWLDVIEILDR is encoded by the coding sequence ATGGAAAAAATAAAAATTGAAAGTGCAAAACTTCCCCTATGTGACCATTGCCTTGGGAGATTATACGCCATGCTAGGCCATGGCTTGAGCAACGATGAAAGGGGGAAGGCGATAAGAACTATTTATGCTATGGAAAACAATTTGAATTTAAGTTCCATTTATCCTGAAAATTGTGAGCTTTGCAATAACATATTCTCAAGGCTGGACGATTATGCGAAACACATAGCAAATATGCTTAAAGATATTGAATATGAAACATTTATGATCGGTTCAAGATTTTCCCAAGAAACTATGGAAAGGGAGAAAGAACTGCAAGATGAATTTGGCAATTTAGGTGAGCCCATAAACAGGGAGTTTAACAGGGAGTTGGGAAAGAAAGTTATGGAGATAACGGGAAAAGAAGCTACCATAAAAGACCCAGATGTAACAATAATCGTGGATACCGAGTATGACGATTTTGAGATTGAAATTAAGCCCCTTCTAATTTACGGAAGGTACAGAAAACTCGTGCGAGGGATTCCTCAAACAAAATGGCCTTCGGGCAAATACAAGGAAAGCGTGGAAGAGATTATAGCAAAACCGATTATGGAAGTCACAAAAGGGGAAGGGCATGCGCTCCATGGAATGGGAAGAGAGGATATAGATGCCCTAATGCTAGGCAACGGTAGGCCCTTCATAATTGAAATAAAAATGCCTAAAAGGAGAAAAATTAATTTAGATGAAATCGCAAAAAAAATAAACTTAAGTGGAAAGGTGGAAGTGCTTGATTTAAGATTTGCATCGAAAAAAGAGATTGTTCAAATAAAATCCTCAGAACCAAAGAAAAGATATAGGGTTGGAATAAAAGTTGATGCTTCGGCGGAGGAATTAAAGAGTGCATTGGACTCCCTGATTGGTAAAATCTCACAGAGGACACCGACTAGGGTCAAGCACAGAAGAGCGGATAAAGTGAGAATTAAAGAGGTCTATGAGGTAAAATTAATCGGAAAAGATAATGAGGCTTGGGTTGTTGAGGTATTGGCACAGAGCGGCACATACATAAAAGAGCTCATGCATGGAGACAATGGGAGAACATCTCCAAGTTTGGCAGAAAAACTTGGTAAAAAATTAGAGGTATTATGGCTGGATGTTATAGAAATATTAGATCGATAA
- a CDS encoding FlaD/FlaE family flagellar protein gives MILEMVGDDPKKHIIAMRWLGYMLQFVDHQGLAKILDYYERIGWISSEAKNELKEIAEGLKPTGKGEWKLPFRVHLTSLLFITKIADIPIEKEIAGIETYVEEWINHPEEALSI, from the coding sequence ATGATACTGGAAATGGTAGGTGATGACCCAAAGAAGCATATAATCGCTATGAGATGGTTGGGCTATATGCTTCAGTTTGTGGACCATCAGGGATTAGCCAAGATACTGGACTACTATGAGAGGATAGGATGGATCAGCAGTGAAGCCAAGAATGAATTAAAAGAGATAGCAGAAGGCTTAAAACCCACAGGAAAGGGAGAGTGGAAACTGCCATTCAGAGTACATCTGACATCATTGCTATTTATTACAAAGATAGCAGATATACCAATTGAAAAGGAGATTGCAGGTATTGAAACCTATGTTGAAGAGTGGATAAATCATCCAGAAGAAGCTTTATCGATCTAA
- a CDS encoding UPF0147 family protein codes for MSDKDKLYQEIVSMMEELSEDTSLPRNIRKGISNAKDILTKKEQALDVRIASAIFALDEIANDPNIPVHGRTMVYMIMGKLETLSKELSS; via the coding sequence ATGTCGGATAAAGATAAGCTTTACCAAGAAATAGTTAGTATGATGGAAGAGCTCAGCGAGGATACATCCTTGCCGAGAAATATAAGAAAGGGCATATCAAATGCCAAAGATATACTTACCAAGAAAGAGCAAGCTTTAGATGTGCGCATTGCCAGCGCCATATTTGCCCTGGATGAAATTGCAAACGACCCAAATATTCCTGTGCATGGCAGAACAATGGTTTATATGATCATGGGCAAGCTTGAGACACTTTCCAAAGAACTCTCTTCGTAG
- a CDS encoding Lrp/AsnC family transcriptional regulator produces MEDDSIMNAYYNNQIVTALIGVQVDTKSIDNFAKEAREFSNVEDVFLVTGEYDIIVKVKFPSYEELKDFIINKLSKIEGVLKTETMMVVNTYKERGIKFE; encoded by the coding sequence ATGGAAGATGATTCAATAATGAATGCTTATTACAATAATCAAATTGTTACTGCCCTTATAGGCGTGCAGGTTGATACGAAGAGCATTGACAATTTCGCAAAGGAGGCAAGAGAGTTTTCCAATGTGGAAGATGTATTTCTCGTTACTGGAGAGTATGATATAATAGTTAAGGTTAAATTCCCCTCCTACGAGGAACTTAAAGATTTCATAATAAACAAGCTCTCAAAGATTGAAGGGGTATTGAAAACCGAGACAATGATGGTTGTAAATACTTACAAAGAGAGGGGAATAAAATTTGAATGA
- a CDS encoding radical SAM protein: MFIYYPASSFPSISITGEFCALKCKHCNGYYLKGMLPITTPEKLIDFAKKNEGKIKGFLLSGGSTKEGKVPLKKFAPAVKWIVENTSLIVNVHTGIIDERDIEYLEEMQPHHISFDVIGSTETIKNVIGINKTKEDYFHALDLLDSSSLNYSPHIIAGLDFGKIKGEYDSLEKIRELRRFNNLVLIVLIPTKGTPMEDVNLNREEILNFFNYALSTIPPKKIVLGCMRPRDFHEIEELCVEKNCKGIVIPSPKTMRMMKEKNMEIIRRDMCCVF, translated from the coding sequence ATGTTCATCTATTACCCAGCGAGCTCATTTCCATCCATATCCATCACGGGCGAGTTCTGCGCTTTAAAGTGCAAGCACTGCAATGGGTACTATCTCAAAGGTATGCTTCCTATCACAACACCAGAAAAACTAATTGATTTTGCAAAGAAAAATGAGGGAAAAATAAAGGGTTTCTTGCTCAGCGGCGGCTCAACCAAGGAAGGAAAAGTTCCTCTAAAGAAATTCGCTCCCGCAGTTAAATGGATTGTGGAGAATACTTCACTCATAGTAAATGTGCATACTGGGATAATTGATGAGCGAGATATTGAATACCTTGAAGAAATGCAACCACATCACATCTCCTTTGATGTTATTGGCTCAACTGAAACAATAAAAAATGTTATTGGAATAAATAAGACAAAGGAAGATTATTTCCATGCCCTTGACCTTTTAGATTCTTCCTCTCTCAATTACTCCCCACACATAATTGCAGGACTGGATTTTGGCAAAATAAAAGGAGAGTATGACTCTTTGGAGAAAATAAGAGAACTAAGAAGATTTAACAATCTAGTGCTAATTGTTTTAATACCCACAAAGGGAACTCCTATGGAAGATGTCAATCTAAATCGGGAGGAAATCTTGAATTTTTTCAATTATGCCCTATCTACCATTCCTCCCAAGAAAATCGTACTTGGATGCATGAGACCCAGAGATTTTCACGAAATTGAGGAACTCTGCGTTGAAAAGAATTGCAAGGGAATTGTCATCCCCTCACCTAAAACTATGCGAATGATGAAGGAGAAAAATATGGAGATTATTCGCAGAGACATGTGCTGTGTCTTTTAG